One Anolis carolinensis isolate JA03-04 chromosome 5, rAnoCar3.1.pri, whole genome shotgun sequence DNA segment encodes these proteins:
- the bmpr1b gene encoding bone morphogenetic protein receptor type-1B isoform X2, which translates to MEPRKEDGGSTAAPPQKMLWCHCHHYCPENSKNNTCSTDGYCFAMVEDDDIGGQTFTTGCIGLEGSDFQCRDTPLSQPRRLIACCTDQNFCNKDLHPTLPPLEGRGFAEGNAHHKALLISVTICSILLVLVIIFCYFRYKRQESRPPRYSIGLEQDETYIPPGESLKDLIEQSQSSGSGSGLPLLVQRTIAKQIQMVKQIGKGRYGEVWMGKWRGEKVAVKVFFTTEEASWFRETEIYQTVLMRHENILGFIAADIKGTGSWTQLYLITDYHENGSLYDYLKSTTLDTKAMLKLAYSSVSGLCHLHTEIFSTQGKPAIAHRDLKSKNILVKKNGTCCIADLGLAVKFISDTNEVDIPPNTRVGTKRYMPPEVLDESLNRNHFQSYIMADMYSFGLILWEIARRCVSGGIVEEYQLPYHDLVPSDPSYEDMREIVCIKKLRPSFPNRWSSDECLRQMGKLMTECWAHNPASRLTALRVKKTLAKMSESQDIKL; encoded by the exons TACTGATGGCTACTGTTTTGCCATGGTAGAAGATGACGACATTGGAGGGCAGACTTTCACCACAGGCTGTATAGGACTGGAAGGCTCTGATTTCCAATGCCGG GACACCCCACTGTCCCAACCAAGACGATTGATTGCCTGCTGCACGGATCAAAATTTCTGTAACAAAGATCTTCACCCTACTCTGCCACCACTGGAAGGTCGAG gtTTCGCAGAGGGAAATGCTCACCACAAGGCTTTGCTGATTTCAGTCACCATTTGTAGTATACTGCTAGTGCTtgtcatcatattctgttatttcag GTATAAAAGGCAAGAAAGCAGGCCTCCTCGCTACAGTATTGGGCTCGAACAAGACGAGACTTACATTCCTCCCGGAGAATCCTTGAAAGACCTCATTGAACAGTCACAGAGCTCTGGAAGTGGCTCTGGGCTCCCTCTGCTG GTACAGAGGACTATAGCAAAGCAGATTCAGATGGTGAAGCAGATTGGTAAAGGTCGCTATGGAGAGGTCTGGATGGGGAAATGGCGAGGAGAAAAGGTGGCTGTCAAAGTCTTCTTCACCACCGAGGAAGCCAGTTGGTTCCGAGAGACGGAAATCTATCAGACTGTTTTGATGAGGCATGAAAATATTTTAG gTTTTATTGCTGCAGACATTAAAGGCACAGGGTCTTGGACTCAGCTATATCTTATCACTGACTACCATGAGAATGGATCATTGTATGACTAcctgaagtccacaacattggaTACAAAAGCCATGCTTAAACTAGCATATTCCTCTGTCAGTGGATTGTGTCACTTGCACACTGAGATCTTCAGTACTCAAGGCAAGCCAGCTATTGCCCACCGGGACCTCAAAAGTAAAAACATTCTAGTGAAAAAGAATGGCACCTGTTGTATAGCAGATCTTGGTTTGGCAGTTAAATTTATTAG TGATACAAATGAGGTAGACATACCACCGAACACGAGAGTAGGAACAAAACGGTACATGCCTCCTGAGGTCTTGGATGAAAGTCTGAACCGGAATCATTTCCAGTCATACATCATGGCCGATATGTACAGTTTCGGACTCATCCTTTGGGAAATAGCAAGGAGATGTGTTTCTGGAG GTATAGTTGAAGAATATCAGCTTCCATATCATGACCTTGTTCCTAGTGACCCCTCATATGAAGACATGAGGGAAATAGTGTGTATTAAGAAGTTACGGCCTTCATTTCCAAACAGATGGAGTAGTGATGAG tgcTTAAGACAAATGGGCAAACTAATGACAGAATGCTGGGCTCACAACCCTGCTTCTCGGCTCACAGCTCTACGAGTAAAGAAAACGCTTGCCAAAATGTCAGAGTCACAGGACATTAAACTCTGA